Proteins from a genomic interval of Diospyros lotus cultivar Yz01 chromosome 6, ASM1463336v1, whole genome shotgun sequence:
- the LOC127803942 gene encoding vicilin-like seed storage protein At2g18540 isoform X1: protein MSTKKAALICFLIFWVAAHATALAFGCDEHHQNGSRLGLLVRRDERRTLVSTEYGEVSAVEIGDGARGRYHLQFITLEPNGLFLPVLLHADMVFYVHTGSGTLSWVDDEEMKRLKLKKGDVYGLQSGTVFFLQSSLEPKQQKLRLHAIFTNSIEDLRSWCVQEPFMLAYSSIYDLILGFDKSVLRSAFKASEEVIAELTNGTKPPAIVHAVSKKGKQFWDFEAQFMKGLLGSKGYSMLDVSNKKHKTKAYNVHDAKPDFENCNGWSLTVTWKDLSALKGFNIGLFMVNLNKGAMMGPHWNPMAKEISIVLQGRGMIRVVCPSWANESECRNMSFMVEQDDVFAVPMFHPMAQMAFNNDSLVFVGFSTTTKKNHPQYMAGKASVLQTLDREIVAASLNVADKIVDKLLDSEDELVILDCTSCAEEEAERAIEEARKREEEKREEEEEARKREEEEERRQEEEAERAKEERRKKEEEGKRRRKEEEEAEREEEERKKEEEEEQRRREEEEAEKEEEERRKQKEKARKRKEEEGRRREEKEGEAEEREEAKRKEEERRRREEEKARKREEEEARRREEEQKRREEARKREEEEEERGRGEGEAEEEEEARQQGKSRRERKRQQEEEGEGESEGGGWRDKPRKILKKIWKV, encoded by the exons ATGTCGACGAAGAAAGCTGCACTGATTTGCTTTCTGATTTTCTGGGTCGCGGCGCACGCGACAGCTTTGGCTTTTGGTTGCGATGAGCATCATCAGAACGGATCGAGGTTGGGGCTTCTGGTGAGGAGAGACGAGAGGCGGACGCTGGTTTCGACGGAGTACGGCGAGGTATCAGCCGTCGAAATCGGCGATGGAGCGAGAGGGCGGTACCATCTGCAGTTCATCACGTTGGAGCCCAACGGTCTGTTCCTTCCGGTGCTCCTTCACGCGGACATGGTCTTCTACGTCCACACAG GGAGTGGGACATTGAGCTGGGTGGACGACGAGGAAATGAAGCGCTTGAAGTTGAAGAAAGGAGATGTGTACGGGCTGCAGTCGGGGACTGTTTTCTTTCTACAGAGCAGCTTGGAGCCAAAGCAACAGAAGCTTAGGCTCCACGCCATCTTCACCAATTCCATTGAGGATCTTCGC TCCTGGTGCGTGCAGGAACCATTTATGCTGGCCTATTCGAGCATCTATGACCTGATCCTGGGCTTTGACAAGAGTGTCCTTCGCTCTGCATTTAAG GCCTCTGAGGAAGTGATAGCGGAATTAACAAATGGCACAAAGCCTCCTGCAATAGTACATGCGGTGTCGAAGAAAGGAAAACAGTTCTGGGACTTTGAAGCTCAATTCATGAAGGGTCTTTTAGGAAGCAAAGGTTACAGTATGCTTGATGTCAGCAACAAGAAGCACAAGACTAAAGCCTACAATGTCCATGACGCAAAGCCAGATTTTGAAAATTGTAATGGCTGGAGCCTGACAGTGACCTGGAAAGACTTGAGTGCCTTGAAGGGTTTTAATATTGGTCTTTTCATGGTGAATTTGAACAAG GGGGCGATGATGGGGCCGCACTGGAATCCGATGGCCAAAGAGATATCGATAGTGCTTCAAGGCAGAGGGATGATTCGGGTGGTCTGTCCTAGCTGGGCGAATGAATCTGAATGCAGAAACATGAGTTTTATGGTTGAACAGGACGATGTATTCGCTGTCCCAATGTTCCATCCCATGGCTCAAATGGCCTTCAACAATGATTCACTAGTTTTTGTTGGATTCAGcacaacaacaaagaaaaaccaTCCTCAATACATGGCAGGAAAAGCCTCAGTCCTACAAACTTTGGACCGGGAAATAGTGGCAGCATCCCTCAACGTGGCGGACAAAATAGTTGATAAGCTTTTGGATTCAGAAGATGAATTAGTCATATTAGATTGCACCTCTTGTGCTGAGGAAGAGGCAGAAAGGGCAATAGAGGAAGCTAGGAagagagaagaggagaagagggaggaggaagaggaagccAGGAAgagggaggaagaggaagaaagaaggcAAGAGGAGGAAGCTGAGAGGGCaaaggaagaaaggaggaaaaaagaggaagagggaaaaagaaggcgaaaagaggaggaggaagctgagagggaagaggaagaaaggaagaaggaagaagaagaagaacagagaaggcgagaagaggaggaagctgagaaggaagaggaagaaaggaggaaacaaaaagagaaagctaggaagaggaaggaagaagaaggaaggaggcGGGAGGAGAAGGAAGGAGAGGCCGAGGAGAGGGAGGAAGCTAAGaggaaagaggaagagaggaggaggagagaagaagaaaaagccaggaagagggaagaagaggaagcaAGAAGGCGAGAGGAGGaacagaagagaagagaggaagcccgaaaaagggaagaagaggaggaagaaagaggTCGTGGGGAAGGCGAAGctgaggaggaggaagaggcgAGGCAACAAGGAAAGTCCAGAAGGGAGAGGAAGAGACAGCAAGAAGAGGAAGGTGAAGGGGAGAGTGAGGGTGGTGGCTGGAGGGACAAGccaagaaaaattttgaagaaaatatggaaGGTTTGA
- the LOC127803942 gene encoding vicilin-like seed storage protein At2g18540 isoform X2, which produces MSTKKAALICFLIFWVAAHATALAFGCDEHHQNGSRLGLLVRRDERRTLVSTEYGEVSAVEIGDGARGRYHLQFITLEPNGLFLPVLLHADMVFYVHTGSGTLSWVDDEEMKRLKLKKGDVYGLQSGTVFFLQSSLEPKQQKLRLHAIFTNSIEDLREPFMLAYSSIYDLILGFDKSVLRSAFKASEEVIAELTNGTKPPAIVHAVSKKGKQFWDFEAQFMKGLLGSKGYSMLDVSNKKHKTKAYNVHDAKPDFENCNGWSLTVTWKDLSALKGFNIGLFMVNLNKGAMMGPHWNPMAKEISIVLQGRGMIRVVCPSWANESECRNMSFMVEQDDVFAVPMFHPMAQMAFNNDSLVFVGFSTTTKKNHPQYMAGKASVLQTLDREIVAASLNVADKIVDKLLDSEDELVILDCTSCAEEEAERAIEEARKREEEKREEEEEARKREEEEERRQEEEAERAKEERRKKEEEGKRRRKEEEEAEREEEERKKEEEEEQRRREEEEAEKEEEERRKQKEKARKRKEEEGRRREEKEGEAEEREEAKRKEEERRRREEEKARKREEEEARRREEEQKRREEARKREEEEEERGRGEGEAEEEEEARQQGKSRRERKRQQEEEGEGESEGGGWRDKPRKILKKIWKV; this is translated from the exons ATGTCGACGAAGAAAGCTGCACTGATTTGCTTTCTGATTTTCTGGGTCGCGGCGCACGCGACAGCTTTGGCTTTTGGTTGCGATGAGCATCATCAGAACGGATCGAGGTTGGGGCTTCTGGTGAGGAGAGACGAGAGGCGGACGCTGGTTTCGACGGAGTACGGCGAGGTATCAGCCGTCGAAATCGGCGATGGAGCGAGAGGGCGGTACCATCTGCAGTTCATCACGTTGGAGCCCAACGGTCTGTTCCTTCCGGTGCTCCTTCACGCGGACATGGTCTTCTACGTCCACACAG GGAGTGGGACATTGAGCTGGGTGGACGACGAGGAAATGAAGCGCTTGAAGTTGAAGAAAGGAGATGTGTACGGGCTGCAGTCGGGGACTGTTTTCTTTCTACAGAGCAGCTTGGAGCCAAAGCAACAGAAGCTTAGGCTCCACGCCATCTTCACCAATTCCATTGAGGATCTTCGC GAACCATTTATGCTGGCCTATTCGAGCATCTATGACCTGATCCTGGGCTTTGACAAGAGTGTCCTTCGCTCTGCATTTAAG GCCTCTGAGGAAGTGATAGCGGAATTAACAAATGGCACAAAGCCTCCTGCAATAGTACATGCGGTGTCGAAGAAAGGAAAACAGTTCTGGGACTTTGAAGCTCAATTCATGAAGGGTCTTTTAGGAAGCAAAGGTTACAGTATGCTTGATGTCAGCAACAAGAAGCACAAGACTAAAGCCTACAATGTCCATGACGCAAAGCCAGATTTTGAAAATTGTAATGGCTGGAGCCTGACAGTGACCTGGAAAGACTTGAGTGCCTTGAAGGGTTTTAATATTGGTCTTTTCATGGTGAATTTGAACAAG GGGGCGATGATGGGGCCGCACTGGAATCCGATGGCCAAAGAGATATCGATAGTGCTTCAAGGCAGAGGGATGATTCGGGTGGTCTGTCCTAGCTGGGCGAATGAATCTGAATGCAGAAACATGAGTTTTATGGTTGAACAGGACGATGTATTCGCTGTCCCAATGTTCCATCCCATGGCTCAAATGGCCTTCAACAATGATTCACTAGTTTTTGTTGGATTCAGcacaacaacaaagaaaaaccaTCCTCAATACATGGCAGGAAAAGCCTCAGTCCTACAAACTTTGGACCGGGAAATAGTGGCAGCATCCCTCAACGTGGCGGACAAAATAGTTGATAAGCTTTTGGATTCAGAAGATGAATTAGTCATATTAGATTGCACCTCTTGTGCTGAGGAAGAGGCAGAAAGGGCAATAGAGGAAGCTAGGAagagagaagaggagaagagggaggaggaagaggaagccAGGAAgagggaggaagaggaagaaagaaggcAAGAGGAGGAAGCTGAGAGGGCaaaggaagaaaggaggaaaaaagaggaagagggaaaaagaaggcgaaaagaggaggaggaagctgagagggaagaggaagaaaggaagaaggaagaagaagaagaacagagaaggcgagaagaggaggaagctgagaaggaagaggaagaaaggaggaaacaaaaagagaaagctaggaagaggaaggaagaagaaggaaggaggcGGGAGGAGAAGGAAGGAGAGGCCGAGGAGAGGGAGGAAGCTAAGaggaaagaggaagagaggaggaggagagaagaagaaaaagccaggaagagggaagaagaggaagcaAGAAGGCGAGAGGAGGaacagaagagaagagaggaagcccgaaaaagggaagaagaggaggaagaaagaggTCGTGGGGAAGGCGAAGctgaggaggaggaagaggcgAGGCAACAAGGAAAGTCCAGAAGGGAGAGGAAGAGACAGCAAGAAGAGGAAGGTGAAGGGGAGAGTGAGGGTGGTGGCTGGAGGGACAAGccaagaaaaattttgaagaaaatatggaaGGTTTGA
- the LOC127803943 gene encoding zinc finger protein GAI-ASSOCIATED FACTOR 1 produces MPADVDNSSTVNEPAASGEASVSSSGNQNQTVPPKPPTPPKRKRNLPGMPDPDAEVISLSPKTLLATNRFICEICNKGFQRDQNLQLHRRGHNLPWKLRQRSSKEVRKRVYVCPEPSCVHHAPSRALGDLTGIKKHYCRKHGEKKLKCDKCSKKYAVQSDWKAHSKICGTREYKCDCGTLFSRRDSFITHRAFCDALAEESAKAQPVAPPSADEGPKPLAVSSSPLPPPPPLAPPTTMSAPVAVASPVLPTQSPALSDNPNPTQILDDVPATTSLTGSCSSTSCSSSNGSTSSSVFASLFASSTAQANLQPPAPGFTDLIRAMARPERATDITPSSSTEPISLCLATNNGSSIFGTTGQERRQYAPPPQPALSATALLQKAAQIGAAATNGSLLRGFGIVSSASSSSGQPEWDGRQIEQDHASVVAGLGLGIPCDGGSGLKELMMGTPSVFGPKQTTLDLLGLGMAAHGGPASGLSALMTSIGGREFTGKDIGRSS; encoded by the exons ATGCCGGCTGACGTTGATAACTCTTCCACGGTGAACGAACCCGCCGCTTCCGGCGAGGCCAGCGTCTCTTCATCGGggaatcaaaatcaaacagtACCCCCAAAACCGCCTACGCCGCCCAAGCGGAAGCGAAATCTTCCCGGAATGCCAG ATCCAGACGCCGAGGTGATTTCTCTGTCCCCGAAGACTCTGCTCGCGACGAATCGGTTCATTTGCGAAATCTGCAACAAGGGGTTTCAGCGAGACCAGAATTTGCAGCTTCATCGGCGGGGTCACAACCTTCCATGGAAGCTTCGGCAAAGGTCAAGCAAGGAGGTTCGGAAGCGAGTCTACGTGTGTCCGGAGCCGTCCTGCGTTCATCATGCTCCTTCTCGAGCGCTCGGCGATCTCACTGGGATTAAGAAGCACTACTGCCGGAAGCACGGcgagaaaaaattgaaatgcgACAAGTGCTCCAAGAAATATGCCGTTCAGTCCGATTGGAAGGCTCACTCGAAGATTTGCGGCACCAGAGAGTACAAATGCGACTGTGGAACTTTGTTCTCAAG GAGGGATAGCTTTATCACCCACAGAGCTTTTTGTGATGCGTTAGCCGAGGAGAGCGCAAAAGCCCAGCCGGTGGCCCCTCCGAGCGCCGATGAGGGACCAAAACCTCTAGCTGTTTCTTCATCACCGCTACCCCCGCCTCCACCTCTGGCTCCACCCACAACCATGTCTGCTCCGGTGGCTGTGGCATCCCCTGTTTTGCCCACTCAAAGTCCAG CCTTGTCGGACAATCCAAATCCCACCCAGATTTTGGATGATGTGCCAGCCACCACAAGCCTAACTGGAAGCTGCAGCAGTACTAGCTGCTCCAGCAGCAATGGAAGTACAAGTAGTAGCGTATTTGCAAGCTTGTTTGCTTCTTCAACAGCTCAAGCAAATTTGCAGCCTCCGGCTCCTGGATTTACTGACTTAATCCGAGCGATGGCTCGCCCGGAACGCGCAACTGATATCACGCCGTCTTCATCGACAGAGCCCATTTCTCTCTGTCTGGCCACCAATAACGGCTCCTCAATTTTTGGTACTACCGGCCAAGAGCGACGACAATATGCTCCGCCGCCCCAGCCAGCGCTGTCTGCGACGGCATTGCTACAGAAGGCTGCCCAGATTGGAGCGGCTGCGACAAATGGGTCGCTCCTCAGGGGATTTGGGATTGTTTCGTCGGCCAGTTCGTCGTCCGGGCAGCCAGAGTGGGATGGTAGACAAATTGAGCAGGATCATGCGTCTGTTGTAGCGGGACTAGGGCTTGGGATTCCCTGTGATGGGGGTTCTGGTTTGAAGGAGTTGATGATGGGAACTCCATCGGTGTTTGGCCCCAAGCAGACAACTCTTGATCTTCTTGGGTTGGGAATGGCGGCCCATGGTGGCCCCGCCAGTGGTCTGTCGGCCCTAATGACCTCCATCGGTGGTAGAGAATTCACTGGCAAAGATATCGGAAGGAGCTCGTGA